One Pectobacterium colocasium DNA segment encodes these proteins:
- a CDS encoding tRNA/rRNA methyltransferase yields the protein MSDSFNSKSGKVRVMYVRSDDEGEKENKNKRPTDKDRRGDRRDGGGSRDPREKPKHPRDVNPRYARENPSRDGESNKTPWGNKDRNERSGDRPRRPRGEETGGYESPWKTVSRAPGDSETPDHGGITGKSQIDPEQLRRQRQEETRVYGENACQALFKNRSEVIVRAWFLQEVTPRFRDALRWMAANRKAYHVVEEEELIKASGTEHHGGVCFLIKKRQGMDVREYLKTAGEHDCVLALEDVGNPHNLGGIMRSCAHFGVKGILVQDSALLESGAAVRTAEGGAEHVKAINADDFLSVLAEFRRAGYTIVTTSSHKGTALSQATLPAKTVIVLGQEGDGLSDSAWQQGDVKVSIGGTGKVESLNISVATGILLSEWWRQNQA from the coding sequence ATGAGCGATTCATTCAATAGTAAAAGCGGCAAAGTCCGTGTGATGTACGTCCGCAGTGATGATGAGGGCGAGAAAGAGAATAAAAACAAGCGCCCAACTGACAAAGATCGTCGTGGCGATCGGCGTGATGGCGGCGGTTCACGGGATCCGCGTGAAAAGCCGAAGCATCCGCGTGACGTTAACCCGCGCTATGCCCGGGAAAATCCGTCCCGCGACGGCGAGAGCAATAAAACGCCGTGGGGCAATAAAGATCGTAACGAACGCAGCGGCGATCGTCCTCGGCGTCCACGCGGTGAAGAAACGGGCGGTTATGAATCTCCGTGGAAAACCGTGTCTCGTGCGCCGGGCGATAGCGAAACGCCGGATCACGGCGGTATTACGGGCAAAAGCCAGATCGATCCTGAGCAACTGCGTCGCCAGCGTCAGGAAGAAACTCGTGTTTACGGCGAGAATGCCTGCCAGGCGCTGTTTAAAAACCGCTCTGAGGTGATTGTTCGCGCCTGGTTCCTGCAAGAAGTGACGCCGCGTTTCCGCGATGCACTGCGCTGGATGGCGGCAAACCGCAAGGCGTACCACGTTGTGGAAGAGGAAGAGCTGATTAAGGCCTCCGGTACTGAACACCACGGCGGCGTCTGCTTCCTGATTAAAAAGCGTCAGGGCATGGATGTGCGTGAGTATCTGAAAACGGCGGGTGAGCACGACTGTGTACTGGCACTGGAAGATGTGGGTAACCCGCACAACCTCGGCGGCATTATGCGCAGTTGCGCACATTTCGGCGTGAAAGGTATTCTGGTGCAGGATTCGGCGCTGCTGGAATCCGGCGCGGCCGTGCGTACGGCAGAAGGCGGGGCGGAACACGTTAAAGCGATTAACGCTGACGATTTCCTGTCCGTGCTGGCGGAATTCCGTCGCGCTGGCTACACCATCGTGACCACATCCAGCCATAAAGGCACGGCATTGTCGCAAGCGACGCTTCCGGCGAAAACCGTGATTGTGCTGGGTCAGGAAGGTGATGGCCTGTCAGATAGCGCCTGGCAGCAAGGGGATGTGAAAGTCTCTATCGGCGGTACTGGTAAGGTTGAAAGTCTGAATATTTCGGTCGCAACGGGCATTTTACTGTCCGAGTGGTGGCGACAGAATCAGGCCTGA
- the trxC gene encoding thioredoxin TrxC: MNTVCGSCQTTNRLPEARVDDHAKCGRCGETLFSGDVINATEATLDKLLQDDLPVVVDFWAPWCGPCVNFAPVFENVAQERSGTIRFIKVNTEAEPALSARFRIRSIPTLMIFKQGQMIDILNGALPKAQFEEWLDESL; the protein is encoded by the coding sequence ATGAATACGGTATGTGGATCTTGCCAAACAACCAATCGCTTGCCAGAAGCGCGTGTTGATGACCATGCAAAGTGTGGCCGTTGCGGAGAAACCTTATTCAGCGGCGACGTCATCAACGCCACAGAGGCAACGCTCGATAAACTATTGCAGGACGATCTTCCCGTTGTGGTCGATTTCTGGGCACCCTGGTGCGGCCCCTGCGTCAACTTCGCTCCCGTGTTCGAAAACGTCGCGCAGGAGCGTAGTGGAACAATCCGTTTTATTAAGGTTAACACCGAAGCCGAACCAGCGCTCAGCGCACGTTTCCGCATCCGCAGCATTCCAACCCTCATGATCTTCAAACAGGGTCAGATGATCGACATCCTTAACGGCGCGCTGCCGAAGGCACAGTTTGAAGAGTGGCTGGATGAATCACTGTAG
- a CDS encoding tRNA-uridine aminocarboxypropyltransferase: MANRPTLDNAVLRLRQQRLEQSTKPFRARGCRVVRCQQCLLPATTCLCHTFQTQPSRSRFCLVMFDTEPLKPSNTGRLIADILPETQAFLWSRTEPDPQLLVALQDTDVQPYLVFLADTAEEGRQVFHQLPATEKPALFVLLDGTWPEARKMFRKSPYLDNLPILSLNVEALSRYQLREASSAGQHCTAEIAIALLAQAGDTVAADALSQHFDRFRRHYLAGKSHHSVRENLPIVTAQAAESV, from the coding sequence ATGGCCAACCGTCCTACCCTGGACAATGCCGTACTTCGCCTGCGTCAGCAGCGTCTTGAGCAGTCAACCAAACCGTTCCGCGCCCGTGGCTGCCGCGTCGTACGCTGCCAGCAGTGTTTGTTGCCCGCAACCACCTGTCTGTGCCACACCTTTCAGACACAGCCATCCCGCAGCCGCTTCTGTCTGGTGATGTTTGATACCGAGCCGCTAAAGCCAAGCAATACCGGACGCCTCATCGCCGATATCCTGCCTGAGACACAGGCGTTTCTCTGGTCACGCACCGAGCCCGATCCCCAATTGCTTGTGGCTCTGCAAGACACGGATGTTCAGCCCTATCTGGTCTTCCTCGCCGATACCGCGGAAGAAGGGCGCCAGGTGTTTCACCAGCTTCCCGCCACGGAAAAGCCTGCGCTATTTGTCTTACTCGATGGTACGTGGCCGGAAGCGCGCAAGATGTTCCGCAAAAGCCCCTATCTGGACAATCTGCCAATCCTGTCGCTGAATGTAGAGGCCCTTTCCCGCTATCAGTTGCGTGAAGCCAGCAGCGCAGGACAACACTGCACCGCCGAGATTGCTATCGCCCTGCTTGCTCAGGCAGGCGATACCGTTGCAGCTGACGCGCTATCGCAACACTTTGACCGTTTCCGGCGACACTATCTGGCCGGGAAATCACACCACAGCGTGCGGGAAAATTTACCCATCGTCACAGCACAAGCGGCAGAAAGCGTTTAG
- a CDS encoding bifunctional acetate--CoA ligase family protein/GNAT family N-acetyltransferase has product MSQRGLEALLRPKSIAVLGASEKPGRAGFLMMKNLLDGHFSGPVLPVTPKYRAVCGVLAYPTVTSLPMTPDLAVICTNASRNLTLLEELGQKGCKTVIILSAPPAQFSELKACAVRYHMRLLGPNSLGLLAPWQGLNASFSPVPIMKGKLAFISQSAAVSNTILDWAQQRGIGFSYFIALGDSLDIDVDDLLDFLARDGKTSAILLHLEHISDARRFLSASRSASRNKPILVIKSGRSQQAQQLLNDQRHGLDAAYDAAIQRAGLLRVRDTHELFSAVETLSHLRPLRGERLMLVSNGASPAAQALDQLLSRQGKLAQLSEATRQALQEALPQTVTIGNPLDLRDDATAARYQAAISVLLDSDDVDALLIIHAPSAAAPSTESAAQLITLFQQHPRGKRITLLTNWCGEFSSQEARRLFNDAGIPTYRTPEGAVTAFMHIVEYRRNQKQLKETPALPLDLGINASQAHALIHQALSDGVTQLDTHEVQPILQAYGLNTLPTWIAGDSAEAVHIAEQIGYPVAIKLRSPDIPHKSEVQGVMLYLRTAREVQQAADAILDRVKRTYPQARIYGLLVQSMANRAGAQELRIAVEQDPVFGPLIMLGEGGVEWREQQAAVALPPLNMTLARYLVLQAVKGGKIREYSALRPLDIPALSRLLVQVSNLILDCPEISRLDIHPLLASGDAFTLLDVTLHLTPFSGDPQSRLAIRPYPHELEETVILKNSDTCLFRPILPEDEPLLSSFIARVTKEDLYYRYFSEINEFTHEDLANMTQIDYDREMAFVAVRQLGEETEIIGVTRAISDPDNTDAEFAVLVRSDLKGLGLGRRLLEKLIDYARAHGLSRLTGITMPHNQGMIQLSKKLGFHIDVQLEEGIVTLDLPLKD; this is encoded by the coding sequence ATGAGCCAGCGCGGATTGGAAGCACTGTTACGCCCTAAGTCTATTGCCGTTCTCGGCGCATCAGAAAAGCCGGGACGAGCCGGTTTTCTGATGATGAAAAACCTGCTGGACGGCCATTTCAGCGGCCCTGTGCTGCCCGTTACGCCGAAATATCGCGCGGTTTGCGGCGTGCTGGCCTATCCGACAGTCACCAGCCTGCCGATGACACCCGACCTTGCCGTGATCTGTACCAACGCGAGCCGTAATCTGACGCTGTTAGAGGAACTGGGGCAAAAGGGCTGCAAAACCGTCATTATTCTCTCCGCGCCGCCGGCCCAGTTCAGCGAATTAAAGGCCTGCGCCGTGCGCTATCACATGCGCTTGCTTGGCCCCAACAGCTTAGGACTACTCGCGCCCTGGCAAGGCCTGAATGCCAGTTTCTCGCCAGTACCGATTATGAAAGGCAAACTGGCATTTATCTCGCAGTCGGCCGCCGTTTCTAACACGATACTGGATTGGGCGCAGCAGCGCGGTATTGGCTTTTCCTATTTTATCGCCTTGGGCGACAGCCTGGATATTGATGTCGACGACCTGCTCGATTTTCTGGCACGCGATGGCAAAACCAGCGCGATTCTGCTGCACCTGGAACACATTAGCGATGCACGCCGCTTCCTTTCCGCCTCTCGGAGCGCCTCCCGAAATAAACCGATATTGGTGATCAAAAGCGGGCGCAGCCAGCAGGCACAGCAACTACTGAATGACCAGCGCCACGGTCTGGATGCCGCCTATGATGCAGCCATTCAACGAGCAGGCTTGCTGCGAGTACGGGATACGCATGAGCTGTTTTCCGCAGTGGAAACCTTAAGCCACCTGCGACCGCTACGCGGTGAACGCTTGATGCTAGTGAGCAACGGCGCATCACCGGCCGCACAGGCACTGGATCAGCTTCTCAGCCGGCAAGGCAAACTGGCACAGCTCAGCGAGGCGACCCGTCAAGCGCTACAGGAAGCATTGCCGCAGACCGTTACTATCGGTAATCCGCTCGATCTGCGTGATGATGCGACAGCCGCTCGCTATCAGGCAGCGATTTCGGTCCTACTGGACAGTGACGACGTCGATGCGCTCTTGATCATTCACGCGCCCAGCGCTGCCGCCCCCAGCACCGAAAGCGCTGCCCAACTGATTACGCTCTTTCAACAACATCCGCGTGGGAAAAGAATTACGCTACTGACCAACTGGTGTGGCGAATTCTCCTCGCAGGAAGCACGGCGCTTATTTAATGACGCTGGCATTCCGACCTATCGCACGCCAGAAGGCGCGGTAACCGCCTTTATGCATATCGTCGAATATCGGCGTAATCAGAAACAGTTAAAGGAAACCCCAGCGCTGCCGCTGGATTTGGGCATCAACGCCAGTCAGGCACATGCGCTAATTCATCAGGCACTGTCAGATGGCGTCACTCAGCTCGATACGCATGAAGTTCAGCCAATTCTGCAAGCCTATGGTTTAAATACCTTACCCACCTGGATTGCTGGCGACAGTGCAGAAGCCGTCCATATTGCCGAGCAGATTGGCTACCCGGTCGCGATTAAGCTGAGATCGCCAGATATTCCGCATAAATCGGAAGTGCAGGGCGTCATGCTATACCTGCGAACCGCCAGAGAAGTCCAGCAGGCGGCAGATGCCATTCTTGACCGGGTGAAACGTACCTATCCGCAGGCGCGTATTTACGGCCTGTTGGTACAAAGCATGGCAAATCGCGCCGGTGCGCAGGAACTCAGGATTGCCGTCGAACAAGACCCCGTTTTCGGCCCGCTGATTATGTTGGGCGAAGGCGGCGTTGAGTGGCGAGAACAACAGGCTGCCGTCGCCCTGCCTCCGCTGAATATGACGCTGGCTCGCTATCTGGTGCTGCAAGCCGTGAAAGGTGGCAAGATTCGTGAATACAGCGCGTTGCGCCCGCTGGATATTCCCGCGCTCAGCCGCTTGCTGGTTCAGGTTTCTAACCTGATTCTCGACTGCCCTGAAATTTCCCGACTAGACATTCACCCCTTGCTGGCGTCCGGGGATGCGTTCACGCTGCTGGACGTCACGCTGCATCTAACACCGTTCAGTGGCGATCCCCAATCAAGGCTGGCAATCCGCCCCTACCCACATGAACTGGAAGAAACGGTCATCCTCAAAAATAGTGATACCTGCCTGTTTCGGCCGATTTTGCCGGAAGACGAACCGCTGCTCAGCTCGTTCATCGCAAGGGTGACAAAAGAAGACCTGTATTACCGTTATTTCAGCGAAATTAATGAATTTACTCACGAAGACTTAGCCAATATGACGCAAATTGACTACGATCGTGAGATGGCATTTGTTGCCGTACGCCAGCTCGGTGAGGAAACAGAGATTATTGGCGTGACGCGCGCAATTTCCGACCCGGATAATACGGACGCGGAATTTGCCGTGCTGGTACGCTCCGATCTAAAAGGGCTGGGCCTTGGCAGACGGTTGTTAGAAAAGCTGATCGATTACGCACGGGCGCACGGTCTCTCTCGCTTGACCGGCATTACCATGCCGCATAATCAAGGCATGATCCAGCTGTCCAAAAAGCTCGGTTTTCATATCGACGTGCAATTAGAAGAGGGTATTGTGACGCTGGACTTGCCGCTGAAAGACTGA
- the pssA gene encoding CDP-diacylglycerol--serine O-phosphatidyltransferase, which produces MLSNFKRNKYQQHLAQLPRIPQNADDVQTLHSPELFRTTLINAILSAKKRVYIVALYLERDDGGMGILSAIYEAKRQCPELDVRVLVDWHRAQRGRIGAAAENTNADWYCDMAKKHPDTHFPIYGIPVNTREALGVLHLKGFIVDDTVIYSGASLNDVYLHQHQKYRYDRYQLIHNPVLADTMVQYIQTMLSAPAVQRLDHTDRPKSLEIKNDIKQFRQALRTASYQAPEHRADVNELTVTPLVGLGKQSPLNKTIHHLMYCADEHLVICTPYFNLPALLVRNIIRLLRDGKKVEIIIGDKTANDFYIPEDQPFKIIGALPYLYEINLRRFLSRLERYIENQQLVVRLWKDGDNSFHLKGMWIDDKWQLLTGNNLNPRAWRLDLENAILIHDPQQVLLQQRLDELDKIRTHTHIVKSYMELESIAQYPVKVRKLIRRLRRIRIDRLISRIL; this is translated from the coding sequence ATGCTGTCAAATTTTAAACGCAATAAATACCAACAGCACCTTGCACAACTGCCCAGAATCCCTCAGAACGCAGATGATGTTCAGACGTTGCATTCGCCTGAGCTTTTCCGCACGACGCTGATTAACGCCATTTTGAGCGCTAAAAAGCGCGTCTATATCGTGGCGTTGTATCTTGAACGTGACGATGGCGGCATGGGGATTCTATCCGCAATTTATGAAGCCAAACGGCAGTGTCCAGAGCTGGATGTCCGTGTTTTGGTAGACTGGCATCGTGCTCAGCGTGGCAGGATCGGCGCAGCGGCAGAAAATACCAATGCCGATTGGTACTGCGACATGGCGAAAAAACATCCAGACACGCATTTCCCTATCTATGGTATTCCAGTCAACACGCGCGAAGCGTTGGGCGTGCTGCACCTGAAAGGGTTCATTGTCGATGACACGGTCATCTATAGCGGAGCCAGCCTGAATGATGTTTATCTGCATCAGCATCAGAAGTACCGCTATGATCGCTATCAGCTGATCCATAATCCGGTATTGGCTGATACGATGGTGCAATACATCCAGACAATGCTGTCGGCACCGGCAGTGCAGCGGTTGGATCATACTGATCGCCCGAAGAGTCTGGAAATCAAAAATGATATCAAGCAGTTCCGCCAAGCGTTACGCACCGCCAGTTATCAGGCCCCGGAACACCGTGCGGATGTGAATGAATTAACCGTCACACCATTGGTCGGACTGGGAAAGCAAAGCCCGCTGAATAAGACCATACATCACCTGATGTATTGCGCTGATGAGCATCTGGTCATCTGTACCCCTTATTTCAATCTGCCAGCACTGCTGGTCAGAAATATCATCAGGCTATTGCGGGACGGCAAGAAAGTAGAAATTATTATTGGCGATAAGACCGCTAACGATTTCTATATTCCAGAAGACCAGCCTTTCAAAATCATCGGTGCACTACCCTATCTCTATGAGATTAACCTGCGACGCTTCCTGAGCCGTCTGGAACGCTACATTGAGAATCAGCAGCTTGTTGTGCGGTTATGGAAAGACGGCGACAACAGCTTCCACCTGAAAGGCATGTGGATCGATGACAAATGGCAACTGCTGACGGGGAATAACCTTAATCCTCGCGCATGGCGTCTGGATCTGGAAAACGCCATCCTGATTCACGATCCTCAGCAGGTTTTATTACAGCAACGTCTGGACGAACTGGATAAAATCAGAACGCATACCCACATCGTAAAAAGCTATATGGAACTGGAAAGCATCGCGCAATATCCGGTGAAAGTCCGTAAGCTAATACGACGCCTGCGCCGTATTCGTATCGATCGGCTCATCAGTCGCATTCTCTAA
- a CDS encoding YfiM family lipoprotein has product MRLLCVAAIICCSGCSHIAQDRWTGQDKAQHFLASAAISAAGYEYGTHQRWSSDRSGGFGIMLSISMGMAKELYDSREGGTGWSWQDLVWDIAGATTGYALWQLSEH; this is encoded by the coding sequence ATGCGCTTACTGTGCGTCGCCGCAATAATTTGCTGCTCTGGATGCAGTCACATCGCGCAAGATCGCTGGACAGGCCAGGATAAAGCCCAACATTTTCTCGCCTCAGCCGCCATCAGCGCCGCCGGATATGAATATGGCACGCATCAGCGCTGGAGTTCAGATCGTAGCGGCGGATTCGGCATTATGTTGTCAATCAGCATGGGGATGGCAAAAGAGCTTTATGATAGCCGAGAAGGCGGAACGGGCTGGAGCTGGCAAGATCTTGTTTGGGATATAGCCGGTGCCACCACCGGCTATGCACTATGGCAATTATCTGAACACTAA
- a CDS encoding MFS transporter, with translation MTDLTENAKDARQRIRAIVGASSGNLVEWFDFYVYSFCSIYFAHIFFPSGNTTTQLLQTAGVFAAGFLMRPIGGWLFGYIADKHGRKNSMLISVCMMCLGSLVIACLPGYETIGTWAPFLLLLARLFQGLSVGGEYGTSATYMSEVAVEGRKGFYASFQYVTLIGGQLLALLVVVILQQILSDEDLHAWGWRIPFALGAILAIVALYLRRSLNETSDKTTREHKDAGSLAGLWKHRRAFITVLGFTAGGSLAFYTFTTYMQKYLVNTAGMHAKTASGLMTLALFIFMLLQPFFGALSDKIGRRSSMLFFGGLAALLTVPILTVLQSVTSPVIAFALVMLSLIIVSFYTSISGILKAEMFPPEVRALGVGLSYAVANALFGGSAEYVALSLKSFGMETAFFWYVSGMGAIAFIVSLTLHRKGKGMKL, from the coding sequence ATGACTGATCTAACGGAAAATGCGAAAGATGCGCGTCAGCGTATCCGAGCTATAGTTGGCGCTTCATCGGGTAATTTGGTTGAGTGGTTTGATTTTTATGTTTATTCCTTTTGCTCAATCTATTTTGCCCATATCTTTTTCCCTTCGGGAAATACCACCACTCAATTACTACAAACCGCAGGGGTTTTTGCAGCAGGCTTTTTAATGAGACCGATAGGCGGTTGGCTTTTCGGTTACATTGCAGACAAGCATGGTCGTAAAAATTCAATGCTAATTTCGGTTTGCATGATGTGTCTTGGATCGCTGGTTATTGCATGTTTGCCGGGATATGAAACTATTGGTACCTGGGCTCCCTTTTTATTGTTATTAGCTCGCTTATTTCAAGGTCTTTCCGTCGGTGGAGAATATGGTACCAGTGCAACATATATGAGTGAGGTTGCCGTTGAGGGAAGAAAGGGATTCTATGCGTCTTTTCAATATGTCACGCTGATTGGAGGCCAATTGCTGGCACTGTTAGTTGTTGTAATCTTGCAGCAGATTCTGAGTGATGAGGATTTGCATGCGTGGGGATGGCGTATTCCTTTTGCTCTCGGTGCTATTTTGGCGATTGTGGCGCTTTATTTACGCCGCTCTTTGAATGAAACATCGGATAAAACGACTCGCGAACATAAAGATGCTGGTTCTCTTGCGGGGCTGTGGAAACATCGCCGCGCCTTTATTACCGTACTGGGTTTTACTGCCGGTGGTTCCTTAGCCTTTTATACGTTTACCACTTACATGCAAAAATATCTGGTGAATACGGCGGGAATGCATGCGAAAACGGCGAGTGGGTTAATGACTCTCGCCCTGTTCATTTTTATGCTGCTGCAACCGTTCTTTGGCGCGCTGTCGGATAAGATTGGGCGGCGTAGTTCAATGCTTTTCTTCGGTGGGCTTGCGGCACTGCTGACGGTGCCTATTCTGACGGTGCTACAGAGTGTGACTAGCCCTGTCATTGCTTTCGCGCTGGTGATGCTTTCACTGATTATTGTCAGTTTCTACACGTCCATTAGCGGTATTTTAAAAGCAGAAATGTTCCCGCCTGAAGTCCGTGCGTTAGGCGTTGGTTTATCTTATGCCGTGGCGAATGCCTTGTTTGGTGGTTCGGCTGAATATGTTGCGCTTTCGCTGAAATCGTTTGGTATGGAAACGGCTTTCTTCTGGTACGTATCAGGAATGGGAGCGATTGCGTTTATTGTATCGCTAACGTTGCACCGTAAAGGCAAAGGGATGAAGCTTTAG